One window of Salmo salar chromosome ssa11, Ssal_v3.1, whole genome shotgun sequence genomic DNA carries:
- the LOC123725120 gene encoding mucin-2-like: MHLTDANTTSATNPTTTSATNPTITSATNPTTTSATNPTTTSATNPTTTSATNPTTTSATNPTTTSATNPTTTSATNPTTTSATNPTTTSATNPTTTSATNPTITTATNPTITSATNPTITTATNNTTSATNPTTSATNPTTTSATNPTTTSTNPTTTSATNPTTTSATNPTTTSATNPTTSVTNPTTTSATNPTITSATNPTITSATNPTTTSATNPTITPAINPTTTSATNPTTTSATNPTTTSATNPTTTSATNPTTTSATNPTTTSATNPTTTSATNPTITTATNPTITSATNPTITTATNNTTSATNPTTSATNPTTTSATNPTTTSATNPTITSATNLTTTTATNPTTTSATNPTTTSVTNPTTTSVTNPTTTSATNPTTTSVTNPTTTSTTSATNPTTTSATNPTTSVTNPTTTSATNPTITSATNPTITSATNPTTTSATNPTITPAINPTTTSATNPTTTSATNPTTTSATNPTTTSATNPTTTSATNPTTTSATNPTTSATNPTTTSATNNTTSATNPTTITTATNPTTITTATNPTTTTSATNPTTTSATNPTTTSATNPTTTNPTTTSATNPTTTSATNPTTTSATNPTITTATNPTITSATNPTITTATNNTTSATNPTTSATNPTTTSATNPTTTSATNPTITSATNLTTTTATNPTTTSATNPTTTSVTNPTTTSVTNPTTTSATNPTTTSVTNPTTTSATNPTTTTSATNPTTTSATNPTITTATNPTTTSATNPTTTTPATNPTTTSATNPTITTATNPTTITTATNPTTTTTATNPTTTSATNPTTTSATNPTTTSATNPTTSVTNPTTTSATNPTITSATNPTITSATNPTTTSATNPTITPAINPTTTSATNPTTTSATNPTTTSTSATNPTTTSATNPTTTSATNPTTTSATNPTTTSATNPTTTATNPTITTATNPTTTSATNPTTTSATNPTTTSATNPTITSATNPTITSATNPTTTSATNPTITSATNPTTTSATNPTITPATNPTTTSATNPTTTSATNPTTTSATNPTTTSATNPTTTSATNPTTTSATNPTTTSATNPTTSATNPTTTSATNNTTSVTNPTTTSATNPTTTSGDPTNPLLPWLMKAYPENGHQDDCGVLQQA, translated from the exons ATGCATTTAACCGATGCCAACACCACCtcagctaccaatcccaccaccacctcggctaccaatcccaccatcaCCTCGGCTActaatcccaccaccacctcagctaccaatcccaccaccacctcagctaccaatcccaccaccacctcggctaccaatcccaccaccacctcggctaccaatcccaccaccacctcggctaccaatcccaccaccacctcagctaccaatcccaccaccacctcagctaccaatcccaccaccacctcagctaccaatcccaccaccacctcggctaccaatcccaccatcaccacggctaccaatcccaccatcacctcggctaccaatcccaccatcaCCACAGCTACCAATAACACCACCtcagctaccaatcccaccacctcggctaccaatcccaccaccacctcggctaccaatcccaccaccacctcg accaatcccaccaccacctcggctaccaatcccaccaccacctcggctaccaatcccaccaccacctcggctaccaatcccaccacctcaGTTACCAATCCCACgaccacctcggctaccaatcccaccatcacctcggctaccaatcccaccatcacctcggctaccaatcccaccaccacctcggctaccaatcccaccatcaCCCCGGCTatcaatcccaccaccacctcggctaccaatcccaccaccacctcggctaccaatcccaccaccacctcggctaccaatcccaccaccacctcggctaccaatcccaccaccacctcagctaccaatcccaccaccacctcagctaccaatcccaccaccacctcggctaccaatcccaccatcaccacggctaccaatcccaccatcacctcagctaccaatcccaccatcaCCACAGCTACCAATAACACCACCtcagctaccaatcccaccacctcggctaccaatcccaccaccacctcggctaccaatcccaccaccacctcggctaccaatcctaccatcacctcggctaccaatctcaccaccaccacggctaccaatcccaccaccacctcggctaccaatcccaccaccacctcggttaccaatcccaccaccacctcggttaccaatcccaccaccacctcggctaccaatcccaccaccacctcggttaccaatcccaccaccacctcg accacctcggctaccaatcccaccaccacctcggctaccaatcccaccacctcaGTTACCAATCCCACgaccacctcggctaccaatcccaccatcacctcggctaccaatcccaccatcacctcggctaccaatcccaccaccacctcggctaccaatcccaccatcaCCCCGGCTatcaatcccaccaccacctcggctaccaatcccaccaccacctcggctaccaatcccaccaccacctcggctaccaatcccaccaccacctcggctaccaatcccaccaccacctcagctaccaatcccaccaccacctcggctaccaatcccaccacctcggctaccaatcccaccaccacctcggctaccaataACACCACCtcagctaccaatcccaccaccatcaccacggctaccaatcccaccaccatcaccacggctaccaatcccaccaccaccacctcggctaccaatcccaccaccacctcagctaccaatcccaccaccacctcggctaccaatcccaccacc accaatcccaccaccacctcagctaccaatcccaccaccacctcagctaccaatcccaccaccacctcggctaccaatcccaccatcaccacggctaccaatcccaccatcacctcagctaccaatcccaccatcaCCACAGCTACCAATAACACCACCtcagctaccaatcccaccacctcggctaccaatcccaccaccacctcggctaccaatcccaccaccacctcggctaccaatcctaccatcacctcggctaccaatctcaccaccaccacggctaccaatcccaccaccacctcggctaccaatcccaccaccacctcggttaccaatcccaccaccacctcggttaccaatcccaccaccacctcggctaccaatcccaccaccacctcggttaccaatcccaccaccacctcggctaccaatcccaccaccaccacctcggctaccaatcccaccaccacctcggctaccaatcccaccatcaccacggctaccaatcccaccaccacctcggctaccaatcccacgaCCACCACcccggctaccaatcccaccaccacctcggctaccaatcccaccatcaccacggctaccaatcccaccaccatcaccacggctaccaatcccaccaccaccaccacggctaccaatcccaccaccacctcggctaccaatcccaccaccacctcggctaccaatcccaccaccacctcggctaccaatcccaccacctcaGTTACCAATCCCACgaccacctcggctaccaatcccaccatcacctcggctaccaatcccaccatcacctcggctaccaatcccaccaccacctcggctaccaatcccaccatcaCCCCGGCTatcaatcccaccaccacctcggctaccaatcccaccaccacctcggctaccaatcccaccaccacctcg acctcggctaccaatcccaccaccacctcggctaccaatcccaccaccacctcggctaccaatcccaccaccacctcggctaccaatcccaccaccacctcagctaccaatcccaccacca cggctaccaatcccaccatcaccacggctaccaatcccaccaccacctcggctaccaatcccaccaccacctcggctaccaatcccaccaccacctcggctaccaatcccaccatcacctcggctaccaatcccaccatcacctcggctaccaatcccaccaccacctcggctaccaatcccaccatcacctcggctaccaatcccaccaccacctcagctaccaatcccaccatcaccccggctaccaatcccaccaccacctcggctaccaatcccaccaccacctcggctaccaatcccaccaccacctcggctaccaatcccaccaccacctcggctaccaatcccaccaccacctcggctaccaatcccaccaccacctcggctaccaatcccaccaccacctcggctaccaatcccaccacctcggctaccaatcccaccaccacctcggctaccaataACACCACCTCAgttaccaatcccaccaccacctcggctaccaatcccaccaccacctcg GGTGATCCAACCAATCCGCTGCTTCCATGGCTGATGAAGGCCTATCCCGAAAACGGTCACCAGGATGACTGTGGAGTCCTTCAGCAGGCCTAA